The Ignatzschineria rhizosphaerae genome contains a region encoding:
- a CDS encoding NAD(P)H-dependent oxidoreductase: MKKTLVIIAHPNLERSVVNKAWLEKLKSHPEQYTIHDLYEVYPDKNIDVEAEQKLVEDHDHIVFQFPLFWFSSPPLLKKWQDLVLTYGWAYGSSGNALINKSFSLAVAVGIWKEDYQPTGRYLHTIEEVLRPFEMTVNYIKSRYLKPFFLFGTEPNAAMKELSKQEIEQSAEDYHQHLQSLISI; this comes from the coding sequence ATGAAAAAAACTCTCGTTATTATAGCGCACCCAAATCTTGAACGTTCTGTTGTCAATAAAGCATGGCTAGAAAAACTCAAATCACACCCTGAACAATATACCATTCATGATCTTTACGAAGTCTATCCTGATAAAAATATCGATGTTGAGGCTGAGCAAAAATTAGTAGAAGACCATGACCATATTGTCTTTCAATTCCCTCTCTTTTGGTTTAGCTCACCGCCCCTTCTTAAAAAATGGCAAGATTTAGTGCTGACCTATGGCTGGGCTTACGGCTCTTCGGGGAATGCCTTAATCAATAAATCGTTCTCACTTGCTGTTGCTGTTGGAATTTGGAAAGAGGACTATCAACCAACGGGACGTTATCTTCACACGATTGAAGAGGTACTAAGACCTTTTGAGATGACCGTAAACTATATTAAATCACGCTATTTAAAACCTTTTTTCCTGTTTGGAACAGAGCCTAATGCAGCAATGAAAGAACTCTCTAAGCAAGAAATTGAGCAAAGCGCTGAAGATTATCATCAGCACTTGCAATCTCTTATCAGTATTTAA
- the cstA gene encoding pyruvate/proton symporter CstA yields MVATSSRGFKSHLIWVVVAVLGALCLGYVALNRGETINAMWVLTASICVYLIGYRYYSLYIAKRVLKVDSTRLTPAFKHNDGLDYVPTRKSILFGHHFAAIAGAGPLVGPVLAAQMGYLPGMLWILAGVIFAGAVQDFMVLFVSTRRDGKSLGELIKSEMGSIPGIIALIACFMIMIIILAVLAMIVVKALEHSPWGTFAVAFTIPLAVFMGVYMRYIRPGRVLEISVIGFVLLILGIVFGKDIADSTIGVWFDFSGKGLTLALVIYGFIAAVLPVWLLLAPRDYLSTFLKIGAIIALAIGIVIVMPELKMPALTQFAERGNNGPVWSGDLFPFLFITIACGAVSGFHALIASGTTPKMLENEDQAPLIGYGGMLMESFVAIMALICASIIDPGIYFAMNSPMAFLNPSGLEDTVLAAATTVSNLGFQITPEDLRQLAIAVDEPSIISRTGGAPTLAIGMATILHGALGGLVKMDFWYHFAILFEALFILTAVDAGTRSARYMFQGILAVINPKWGRTDLLAVNLVATGVVVAAWGYFLYQGVVDPLGGINTLWPLFGIANQMLAAIALMLCAAVLYKMKQQRYVWVAIFPTAWLLICTMTAGWQKVFSADPAVGFFAKAAQLKGQFIEQPFVSNAIFSSVDKVEQVIFNNQVNGILTLFFMLVVVLLAIYSFKTALGGLRSAKPTANETPYEPFPEAVSKVQ; encoded by the coding sequence ATGGTTGCAACTTCATCTCGTGGCTTTAAAAGTCATTTAATTTGGGTCGTTGTTGCTGTTTTAGGGGCGCTTTGCCTTGGCTATGTGGCATTAAATCGTGGAGAGACGATTAATGCGATGTGGGTTTTAACAGCTTCAATCTGTGTTTATTTAATTGGGTATCGCTACTATTCACTTTATATCGCAAAACGTGTTTTAAAGGTGGATAGTACTCGTTTAACACCTGCTTTTAAGCATAATGATGGGCTTGATTACGTCCCCACACGTAAATCGATTCTTTTTGGGCATCACTTTGCGGCAATTGCTGGGGCTGGACCTTTGGTTGGTCCTGTATTAGCCGCGCAAATGGGATATCTTCCAGGAATGCTCTGGATTTTAGCGGGAGTTATTTTTGCCGGAGCGGTTCAAGACTTTATGGTGCTATTTGTCTCTACGCGCCGTGATGGGAAATCTTTAGGGGAGCTTATTAAGAGTGAGATGGGCTCTATTCCCGGTATTATTGCTTTAATTGCTTGTTTTATGATTATGATTATTATCCTAGCAGTCCTTGCGATGATCGTAGTAAAAGCACTTGAGCATAGCCCGTGGGGGACGTTTGCTGTGGCATTTACGATACCCTTAGCCGTTTTTATGGGTGTTTATATGCGCTATATCCGCCCAGGGCGTGTATTAGAGATCTCCGTTATAGGATTTGTGCTTTTAATTTTAGGGATTGTGTTTGGGAAGGATATTGCAGATTCAACAATTGGCGTGTGGTTTGATTTTTCAGGAAAAGGATTAACATTAGCGCTGGTTATCTATGGGTTTATTGCGGCTGTTTTACCGGTATGGTTACTGCTCGCTCCTCGTGATTATCTCTCAACTTTCTTAAAAATAGGCGCTATTATCGCCTTAGCTATCGGGATTGTGATAGTAATGCCTGAGCTTAAAATGCCGGCATTAACGCAGTTTGCAGAAAGAGGAAATAATGGTCCTGTGTGGTCTGGGGATCTTTTTCCATTCCTCTTTATTACGATTGCCTGTGGTGCTGTATCAGGATTCCATGCTTTAATCGCTTCAGGAACAACACCAAAAATGCTCGAAAATGAAGATCAAGCACCGCTTATCGGTTATGGTGGAATGTTGATGGAATCATTTGTGGCGATCATGGCATTAATCTGTGCATCGATTATCGATCCTGGTATCTATTTTGCGATGAATAGTCCGATGGCATTTTTAAACCCCTCAGGTTTAGAAGATACGGTTTTAGCCGCTGCGACAACGGTTAGTAATCTTGGCTTTCAAATCACCCCAGAGGATTTAAGACAACTTGCCATTGCCGTCGATGAACCTAGTATTATCTCTAGAACAGGGGGCGCACCAACGCTAGCGATTGGAATGGCAACCATTTTACATGGCGCCTTAGGTGGCCTTGTGAAGATGGACTTTTGGTATCACTTTGCAATTTTGTTTGAGGCGCTCTTTATTTTAACGGCAGTTGATGCCGGAACGCGCTCTGCTCGTTATATGTTCCAAGGGATTTTAGCGGTTATTAATCCTAAATGGGGTAGAACGGATTTACTTGCTGTAAACCTTGTTGCAACAGGCGTTGTCGTTGCTGCTTGGGGATACTTCCTCTATCAAGGAGTTGTAGATCCATTAGGTGGCATTAATACATTGTGGCCACTTTTTGGAATTGCGAACCAGATGCTTGCAGCGATCGCTCTAATGCTCTGCGCAGCAGTTCTTTATAAGATGAAGCAGCAACGTTATGTCTGGGTTGCAATCTTCCCAACGGCGTGGCTCTTAATCTGTACGATGACAGCTGGCTGGCAGAAGGTCTTTTCAGCAGATCCAGCGGTTGGTTTTTTTGCAAAAGCAGCGCAGCTTAAGGGACAGTTTATTGAGCAACCATTTGTCTCTAATGCAATTTTTAGTAGCGTTGATAAAGTAGAGCAAGTCATTTTTAATAATCAAGTCAATGGTATATTAACGCTCTTTTTTATGTTAGTTGTGGTGTTACTTGCAATCTACTCATTTAAAACAGCATTAGGCGGCTTAAGAAGTGCTAAGCCAACCGCAAATGAAACACCTTATGAACCATTTCCAGAGGCAGTATCTAAAGTTCAATAA
- a CDS encoding DUF1176 domain-containing protein, giving the protein MPKKRKMSLHKKWILLSLFSTFTMALSNLAHSAPYLSEKVDDWLLDCDNTGTCRAHGYQTWEESNFVLGASILLERAAGANSEVQGFIQLNMATDRDLPKNFSLLLNQENYGDLENPMDDQFTLTRTQLAGILQSPKTLENIVVEVNFKNLDTIENIKIPGAGLLEILLKMDEFQKRIGTSSALIQKGDLPEDNILKPIQIPSITIPLLTEKEEDLTYFNKHLPEIRTIAKSLFVESDENICWTNDDSELEQMEIILYGLDKDHVLVTHQCYLAAYNYGSAYYVIDRDLKMRSQPIIGQDYEHGEIFSSHKGRGLGDCWSFHAYAWNGQTLVQTEGGYSGSCRGMAGGFWTIPQVVTKVVNLNR; this is encoded by the coding sequence ATGCCAAAAAAAAGAAAAATGAGCTTACATAAAAAATGGATACTACTAAGTCTATTTAGTACTTTTACTATGGCTCTATCAAATCTTGCTCATAGCGCTCCCTACTTAAGTGAAAAGGTAGATGATTGGCTTTTAGATTGTGATAATACCGGCACTTGCCGTGCTCATGGCTACCAAACATGGGAAGAGAGCAATTTTGTTTTAGGCGCATCAATACTACTTGAAAGAGCTGCTGGTGCTAATAGTGAAGTGCAGGGATTTATACAGCTAAATATGGCAACAGATAGGGATCTTCCGAAAAATTTCTCACTACTTTTAAATCAAGAAAACTATGGTGATTTAGAAAACCCCATGGATGATCAATTTACTTTAACGCGCACTCAACTTGCCGGAATACTACAGTCCCCAAAGACACTGGAAAATATAGTAGTCGAGGTAAACTTTAAGAATCTTGATACCATTGAAAATATCAAGATTCCGGGCGCTGGGCTTTTAGAGATACTATTAAAGATGGATGAATTTCAAAAACGTATTGGGACCTCTAGCGCCTTAATTCAAAAAGGAGATCTTCCTGAAGATAATATCTTAAAACCAATCCAGATTCCTTCCATCACCATTCCCCTTCTTACAGAAAAAGAGGAAGATCTCACCTATTTTAATAAGCACCTACCTGAAATTAGAACCATTGCTAAATCTTTATTTGTAGAAAGTGATGAAAATATCTGTTGGACAAATGATGATTCAGAGTTAGAGCAAATGGAGATCATTCTTTACGGACTCGATAAAGATCACGTTTTAGTCACTCATCAATGCTATCTTGCAGCTTATAACTATGGTTCTGCCTACTATGTTATCGATCGAGATCTTAAAATGCGGAGTCAGCCAATCATTGGACAAGATTATGAACATGGAGAGATCTTCTCTTCTCACAAAGGCCGTGGACTTGGAGATTGTTGGAGTTTTCATGCCTATGCTTGGAATGGGCAGACATTAGTGCAAACAGAAGGTGGATATTCAGGTAGTTGCCGAGGCATGGCAGGCGGATTTTGGACAATCCCACAAGTTGTGACAAAGGTCGTGAATCTTAATAGATAA
- a CDS encoding shikimate dehydrogenase family protein, producing MSEFQISGETRLFGIFADPVKQVQTPQFMNRIFKQLKIDAVCVPFEVDSDHLEQLLNVSKHIKNFEGAVITIPHKIPIMKMCDQLAPNVLEIGTVNAIRFNDQKEVIGDTFDGSGFVLGLLRNNVPLDQTSRVYQVGAGGAGRAIAFNLLHQGVTNLTIYNKPLEQAQLLIDDLQKTYPNATLTLGDDQPTDMTVCINATPVGMIGMEEMIPFSLDHLDQETWITEVIMRPDVTLLLKKAQEKGMPIVKGVEMLKGQATQMAAFLLNDPAILKIDLKL from the coding sequence ATGAGTGAATTTCAAATTTCTGGTGAAACAAGGCTCTTTGGTATTTTTGCAGATCCTGTTAAACAAGTTCAAACCCCACAATTTATGAACCGTATTTTTAAGCAGCTGAAAATTGATGCCGTATGTGTTCCTTTTGAAGTCGATAGCGATCATTTAGAGCAACTTTTGAATGTGAGTAAACATATTAAAAATTTTGAAGGTGCTGTCATCACAATTCCGCACAAGATTCCTATTATGAAAATGTGTGATCAGTTAGCTCCTAATGTCCTTGAAATTGGCACGGTGAATGCTATCCGTTTTAATGATCAAAAAGAGGTGATTGGCGATACTTTTGATGGCTCTGGATTTGTTTTAGGCCTTCTTCGCAATAATGTCCCTCTTGATCAAACTTCTAGAGTTTATCAAGTTGGTGCTGGGGGTGCTGGTAGAGCTATTGCCTTTAATCTACTCCATCAAGGTGTTACAAATCTGACGATTTATAATAAGCCCCTAGAGCAAGCACAATTATTAATTGATGACCTTCAAAAAACCTATCCTAATGCAACATTAACCTTAGGAGATGATCAACCTACCGATATGACGGTCTGTATTAATGCAACGCCTGTAGGTATGATTGGTATGGAAGAGATGATACCGTTTTCTCTCGATCATTTAGATCAAGAGACTTGGATTACAGAAGTAATTATGAGACCTGATGTCACGCTTTTACTAAAAAAGGCACAAGAGAAAGGGATGCCGATTGTAAAAGGTGTTGAGATGCTAAAAGGACAAGCGACACAAATGGCGGCATTCCTGCTCAATGATCCAGCCATACTCAAGATCGATCTTAAATTGTAA
- a CDS encoding winged helix-turn-helix transcriptional regulator — protein MIESPCIAGDTPISETGIGYTLSLINGRYKIMILYWLSVNSVMRFNQLKRHIEKISFKTLSNTLKELERDELVIRKEYPQIPPKVEYRLSMRGRSLLPIIDAMCEWGENNR, from the coding sequence ATGATTGAGTCGCCGTGTATAGCTGGGGATACACCAATTTCAGAAACAGGAATTGGTTATACTTTATCCTTAATTAATGGTCGATATAAGATTATGATCCTCTATTGGTTGAGTGTGAATTCTGTTATGCGCTTTAATCAGCTAAAGCGTCATATTGAGAAAATATCCTTTAAAACCTTGAGTAATACGCTTAAAGAATTAGAACGTGATGAGCTAGTCATTCGTAAAGAGTATCCGCAAATTCCCCCCAAAGTAGAGTACCGTTTATCGATGCGAGGACGATCGTTGTTACCGATTATCGATGCGATGTGCGAATGGGGGGAGAATAATCGTTAA
- the grxB gene encoding glutaredoxin 2, which yields MKLYLLDHCPFCARVRVILGLKDLPFELHYIQQDDSETPTKMTGNDLMPILEYAPHQYMVESLDIVKYLDEEIGESILLPEQDPRIANWINNSDDIFDRLTTPLYYQMDLPELASLEAREAYRAIHEPRVDDFNQLHKEATRLMQEGHNALLKLETIIDLDRVKRQTFALDDILLYPMLRHITAIKGIELPSKVAKYIEIMEKASKLPSYQSKAIDPFAPVPR from the coding sequence ATGAAATTATATTTACTAGATCACTGCCCATTTTGCGCTCGTGTTCGTGTGATACTTGGCTTAAAAGATCTTCCATTTGAATTACACTATATTCAACAAGATGATTCTGAAACCCCAACAAAAATGACGGGGAATGATTTAATGCCTATTTTAGAATATGCCCCTCATCAATATATGGTGGAAAGCCTAGATATCGTTAAGTATCTCGATGAAGAGATTGGAGAATCGATCTTACTGCCGGAGCAAGACCCAAGAATCGCCAACTGGATTAACAATTCTGATGATATTTTTGATCGTCTCACTACACCCCTTTACTATCAAATGGATCTTCCTGAACTTGCCTCCTTAGAAGCAAGAGAAGCTTATCGGGCGATCCATGAACCTAGAGTAGATGATTTTAATCAGCTCCATAAAGAAGCGACTCGCCTCATGCAAGAAGGTCATAATGCCCTCCTTAAACTTGAAACAATCATCGACCTTGATCGTGTCAAGCGCCAAACATTTGCCCTAGATGATATTTTACTCTATCCCATGCTACGTCATATCACGGCAATTAAAGGGATCGAGCTTCCTTCAAAGGTTGCAAAATATATTGAAATAATGGAAAAAGCTTCCAAACTCCCAAGTTATCAAAGTAAAGCCATTGATCCCTTTGCGCCAGTACCAAGATAA
- the dbpA gene encoding ATP-dependent RNA helicase DbpA, producing the protein MPNQKFSTLSLPKTQLLNLEELGYTSMTPIQEKALPIILKGRDLLGQAQTGSGKTAAFGIGLLEQIDVRQFTTQSLIICPTRELADQVSKELRRLGRYIPNLKISTVCGGTPIKRQIHAMGQHAPHIAVGTPGRLLDHLERRTLDLADVKVLVLDEADRMLDMGFLDEVEEIIQYTPQRRQTLLFSATYPQDIQAISRKIQYKPEMVVVEATVTEAPKIEQSVVILEDGRDKSDATLNLLYQYAPESTVVFCNTIASTIELAEFLQDHNIDSLALHGDLDQRERDQVLLRFSNHSCRVLVATDVAARGLDIEDLSMVVNYDIPFDAEVYVHRIGRTGRAGKTGIAVSLSLAGKGHRLEDIKAYTEQEMIEIPFSKLVETSPISLIAPMLTIEINEGKKSKISAGDILGALTSRGGIQGADVGKITIFPMQSYVAVKRECAEKAVDQIWNTTLKGLRCRARIVKGE; encoded by the coding sequence GTGCCTAATCAAAAGTTTTCAACCCTCTCTCTTCCTAAAACACAGCTCTTAAATCTAGAAGAATTAGGTTATACCTCAATGACGCCAATTCAAGAAAAGGCATTGCCGATTATCTTAAAAGGGCGTGATCTATTGGGGCAAGCGCAAACCGGAAGCGGTAAAACAGCTGCTTTTGGTATTGGGCTTTTAGAGCAGATTGATGTTAGGCAATTTACAACGCAAAGTTTAATCATCTGCCCGACAAGAGAGCTTGCAGATCAGGTAAGTAAAGAGCTTCGAAGATTAGGACGATATATCCCTAATTTAAAAATCTCAACAGTTTGTGGGGGAACACCCATTAAACGTCAAATTCATGCGATGGGACAACATGCGCCTCATATCGCGGTTGGTACCCCTGGAAGATTATTAGATCATTTAGAGCGCCGTACTTTGGATTTAGCAGATGTTAAAGTTCTAGTCTTAGATGAAGCGGATCGTATGCTTGATATGGGTTTTTTGGATGAAGTAGAAGAGATTATTCAATACACGCCACAAAGACGCCAAACACTACTGTTTTCGGCAACTTATCCTCAAGATATTCAAGCGATTAGCCGTAAAATCCAATATAAACCAGAGATGGTTGTGGTAGAAGCAACGGTTACTGAAGCTCCTAAAATTGAGCAATCTGTTGTAATTTTAGAAGATGGACGTGATAAATCGGATGCAACTTTGAATCTTTTGTATCAGTATGCGCCAGAATCAACGGTTGTTTTTTGTAATACCATTGCCTCAACTATTGAGCTTGCTGAGTTCTTACAAGATCATAATATCGATAGCTTAGCGCTTCATGGGGATTTAGACCAGCGTGAACGTGATCAGGTATTACTACGTTTTAGCAATCATAGTTGCCGGGTATTAGTTGCAACGGATGTAGCAGCAAGAGGACTTGATATTGAGGATCTTTCAATGGTGGTAAACTATGATATTCCCTTTGATGCAGAAGTATATGTCCATAGAATTGGTAGAACAGGACGAGCAGGAAAAACAGGAATTGCGGTCAGTTTAAGCCTTGCGGGAAAGGGGCATCGTTTAGAAGATATCAAAGCCTATACCGAGCAAGAGATGATAGAGATTCCTTTTTCAAAATTGGTAGAAACTTCGCCGATTTCGTTGATTGCACCGATGCTTACGATTGAAATTAATGAAGGCAAAAAATCAAAGATTAGTGCCGGCGATATTTTAGGGGCATTAACTTCTAGAGGTGGTATTCAAGGGGCTGATGTTGGGAAAATCACTATTTTTCCTATGCAATCTTATGTGGCAGTTAAGCGGGAGTGTGCGGAAAAAGCAGTGGATCAAATTTGGAACACCACCTTAAAAGGGCTTCGTTGCCGAGCAAGGATTGTTAAAGGTGAATAA
- a CDS encoding DKNYY domain-containing protein, with product MKRFHLLGIFLIAATLLGGLFFYGDRFTHDDPEEMGFYSIENGVIHYWGSPVSGADARSFKILDAAYAKDNHQVYYFGEPMSKIVDAKSFKPLNAWYAKDKNYYYVYGDFLKEIDTATFKIINGPFAEDKNGQYYVGSKVENADFHFLEKLSFILDHEYLSQFKVGGDLPWDGSSQTQQYWRDNHQVYYESESAMNGHDLSIIKDADLETIKMLNRYYAVDKDHLYTYGSKEINNLSFDYMTIEPLQYGSGYLRDKDKVFGFTREGIMEIEGADAQTFQYFDNTPYAKDKNQIYLISKPFLAVDYETFHTAEYNLKGTMITILGKDKNGYYMEAQEVECPSDEFLFSWDEI from the coding sequence ATGAAGAGATTTCATCTACTTGGGATATTTTTGATTGCGGCAACCTTGTTAGGAGGATTGTTTTTTTATGGGGATCGTTTTACACATGATGATCCTGAAGAGATGGGATTTTATTCGATCGAAAATGGAGTTATTCATTATTGGGGAAGTCCGGTTTCAGGAGCTGATGCTCGCTCTTTTAAAATTCTTGATGCCGCTTATGCCAAAGATAATCATCAAGTTTACTATTTCGGGGAACCGATGAGTAAAATCGTTGATGCGAAGAGTTTTAAACCTTTAAATGCATGGTATGCCAAGGATAAGAACTATTACTATGTATATGGTGATTTTTTAAAAGAGATAGACACTGCAACTTTTAAGATTATCAATGGGCCTTTTGCAGAAGATAAAAATGGGCAATATTATGTAGGAAGTAAGGTTGAGAATGCCGATTTTCACTTTTTAGAGAAGCTCAGCTTTATCCTTGATCATGAGTACTTATCGCAATTTAAAGTTGGCGGAGATTTGCCATGGGATGGTTCTTCTCAAACGCAGCAATATTGGCGGGATAATCATCAAGTCTATTATGAGTCAGAATCAGCTATGAATGGGCACGATCTATCCATTATAAAAGATGCAGACCTTGAAACGATCAAGATGCTCAATCGATACTATGCCGTGGATAAAGATCATCTTTATACCTATGGTTCTAAGGAGATAAATAATCTATCGTTTGATTATATGACGATTGAGCCTTTGCAATATGGCTCTGGTTACTTACGAGATAAAGATAAAGTATTTGGTTTTACTCGTGAGGGGATAATGGAGATTGAAGGTGCTGATGCTCAAACATTTCAATATTTTGATAATACTCCTTATGCAAAAGATAAAAATCAAATCTATCTTATTTCTAAACCGTTTTTAGCAGTAGATTATGAGACATTTCATACCGCAGAATATAACTTAAAAGGCACAATGATTACCATATTAGGGAAGGATAAAAATGGCTATTATATGGAAGCGCAAGAAGTAGAATGTCCTTCAGATGAATTTCTGTTTTCTTGGGATGAGATTTAA